In Massilia sp. METH4, the genomic window CTGGATCATCGGCCAGCCGAACAAGGGCCTGAACGCCATGTTCGTGTTCATGAACGCCGCCCGCCTGGGCGTGGGCATGCAGTCGCTGGGCCTGACCGAAGTGGCATACCAGAACGCCCTGGTGTACGCCAAGGACCGCCTGCAGATGCGCTCCCTGTCGGGCGTGAAGGCAGCCGACAAGCCGGCCGACCCGATCATCGTGCACCCGGACGTGCGCCGCATGCTGCTGACCGCGAAAGCCTTCGCCGAAGGCGCCCGCGCGCTGACCAGCTACGTGGCCCTGCAGATCGACCGCGAACTGAACCACCCGGATGAAGAAGTGCGCAAGGAAGCGGCCGACGAAGTGGCCCTCTTGACCCCGATCGTGAAAGCGTTCATCACCGACAACGGCTGGATCGCCACCTCGGAAGCCATGCAGGTGTTCGGCGGCCACGGCTACATCGCCGAGTGGGGCATGGAGCAGTACGTGCGCGATGCGCGCATCAACATGATCTACGAAGGCACGAACACCGTGCAGTCGCTGGACCTCTTGGGCCGCAAGATCCTGATGGACAACGGCTCCAAGCTGCGCAAGTTCGGCGAGAAGATCCGCGCCTTCGTGGAAGACAACGGCACCGACGAAGCGATGTCCGAATTCATCACCCCGCTGGGCGACCTGGGCGAGAAAGTCACGAAGCTGACGATGGAAATCGGCATGAAGGCATTCCAGAACCAGGATGAAGTGGGCGCTGCCGCCGTGCCTTACCTGCGCGTGGCCGGCCACCTCGTGTTTTCGTACTTCTTCGCGCAGATGGCCAAGATCGCGCTGGAAAAGAAAGACTCTGGCGACAAGTTCTACGAATCGAAGCTGGCCACCGCGCGCTTCTACTTCGGCCGCCTGTATCCGGAAACCGCGATGCTGATCCGCCAGGCACGTTCGGGCGCAGCGAACCTGATGGCGCTGGACGCCGACCTGTTCTAACAGATTAAGGAACGAGAAATGACCAACTTCACTGTTAAAAAAGTCGCCGTCCTGGGCGCCGGCGTGATGGGCGCGCAGATCGCCGCCCACTGCGTGAACGCCAAGGTGCAGGTCGTGCTGTTCGACCTGCCGGGCAAGGAAGGAACTCCGAAGAACGGCATCGTGCTGCGCGCCATCGAGAACCTGAAAAAACTGTCGCCGGCACCGCTGGGCGACAAGGAAGACGCCGCCCTGATCCAGGTGGCGAACTATGAAGACAACCTGGACCAGCTGGCCGATTGCGACCTGATCATCGAAGCAATCGCCGAGCGCCTGGACTGGAAGCACGACCTGTACGAGAAGGTCGCCCCGCACATCGGCGCCAACGCGATCTTCGCCTCGAACACGTCGGGCCTGCCGATCCACCAGCTGGCCGAAGGCTTCGACGCGGACCTGAAGGCGCGCTTCTGCGGCGTGCACTTCTTCAACCCGCCGCGCTACATGCACCTGGTGGAACTGATCCCGACGGAAAGCACCCGTCCGGAAATCCTGGACCAGCTGGAAACCTTCCTGACCTCCGCGCTGGGTAAAGGTGTCGTGCGAGCGAAAGACACGCCGAACTTCATCGCCAACCGCGTGGGCATCTTCGGCATGCTGGCCACGATCCACCAGGCCGAGAAGTTCGGCCTGTCCGTGGACGTCGTCGACGACCTGACGGGCGCCAAGCTGGGCCGCGCCAAGTCCGGCACGTTCCGCACGGCGGACGTGGTGGGCCTGGACACGATGGGCCACGTGATCAAGACCATGCAGGACAACCTGAAGGACGATCCGTTCGCCGCCGTCTACAAGACGCCGGAAGTGCTGGCCAAGCTGATCGAGAAGGGCGCGCTGGGCCAGAAGACCGGCGGCGGCTTCTACAAGAAGGTGGGCAAGGACATCCAGCGCCTGGACTTCGCCACCGGCGAATACGTGGCGGGCGGCGCGAAGGCTGCCGACATCATCGGCCGCATCCTGAAGGAAAAGGACCCGGTCAAGAAATTCAAGGCGCTGCGCGAATCGACGAACCCGCAAGGCCAGTTCCTGTGGGCGATCTTCCGCGACGCATTCCACTACATCGCCTACCACCTGGAGTCGATCGCCGACAACGCGCGCGACGTGGACTTCGCGATGCGCTGGGGCTTCGGCTGGAAAGTGGGCCCGTTCGAAACGTGGCAGGCCGCCGGCTGGAAGCAGATCGCCGAGTGGGTAAAGCAGGATATCGAAGAGGGCAAGGCGCTGACGAACGCACCGCTGCCAAGCTGGGTGTTCGAAGTGGCCGACAAGGGCGTGCACACGCCGGAAGGTTCGTACTCGGCCGCGTCGAAGACCTACGTGCCGCGTTCCGACCTGGCGGTCTACAAGCGCCAGGAATTCCGTGCGCCGGTGCTGGGCAGCGGCGAGACCGACCCGTCGAAGGCCGGCACCACGGTGTTCGAGGACAACGACGTGCGCCTGTGGCACTCGGGCGACGACGTGCTGGTGATCTCGCTGAAGACGAAGATGCACGTGATCGGCCAGGGCGTCATCGATGGCCTGAAGCGCGGTCTGGCTGAAGCGGAAAAGAACTTCAAGGGCCTGGTGATCTGGGGCACGGATGCGGCCGAAGGCGGCGCGTTCTCCGCCGGTGCCGACCTGCAATCGGCCCTGCCGGCCTTCATGGCCGGCGGCGCCAAGGCGCTGGACCCGCTGATCCGCGACCTGCAGAACACCTTCATGGCGATGAAGTACTCGAACGTTCCGGTGGTGGCCGCTGTCGCGGGCCTGGCACTGGGCGGCGGCTGCGAAATGGCGCTGCATGCATCGCGCCGCGTCGCTTCGATCGAGTCGTACATCGGTCTCGTGGAAGTGGGCGTGGGCCTGATCCCGGCCGGCGGCGGCCTGAAGGAAGCGGCGGCACGCGCCGCCAAGGAAGCCAAGGGCAACGACATCCTGCAATTCCTGAAGACCGGCTTCATGAACGCGGCCACCGCCAACGTGTCGAAGTCGGCACTGGAAGCGAAGGCGATGGGTTACCTGAAGGAAGACGACATCATCGTCTTCAACCCGCACGAACTGCTGCACGTGGCGAAGGTGACCGCGCGCTCGATGTTCGACCAGGGCTACCGCGCACCGCTGCAGCGCCCGATCACCGTGACCGGCCGCTACGGCTGGGCCACGATCCGCGGCCAGCTGGTGAACATGCGCGACGGCGGCTTCATCTCCGCCCACGACTACAAGCTGGGCGACATGATCGCCGAGATCGTGTCGGGCGGCGATATCGACCAGGGCAGCGTGGTGTCCGAGCAGTGGCTGCTGGACATGGAGCGCAAAGCCTTCCTCGAACTGCTGAACAACCCGAAAACGCAGGAGCGGATCATGGGCATGCTGCAGACCGGCAAACCGGTGCGCAACTAAGTTGGGCCAATGAGCGCAGAACCCTTAGGACAAAAAACATGAGCAAACAACTGCAAGACGCATACATCGTCGCCGCGACCCGCACCCCGATCGGCAAGGCCCCGCGCGGCGTATTCAACAAGACCCGCCCGGACGACCTGCTGGTACACGCGATCCGCGGCGCCATGGCCGCCGTGCCGAACCTGGACCCGGCCTTGATCGTCGACGCGATCATCGGCTGCTCGTTCCCGGAAGCGGAGCAGGGCTTCAACGTGGCGCGTAACGCCGTGGTGCTGGCCGGCCTGCCGAATACGATCGGCGGCGTGACCGTCAACCGCTACTGCGCATCGGGCATCACCGCGCTGGCGATGGCGGCCGACCGCATCCGCGTCGGCGAAGCCGACGTGATGATCGCCGGCGGCGTGGAATCGATGTCGATGGTGCCGATGATGGGCCACCATCCGTCGATCAACATGGACACGTTCAAGGATGAAAACGTGGGCCTGGCCTACGGCATGGGCCTGACGGCCGAGAACGTTGCCAAGCAGTGGAAAATTTCCCGCGAAGACCAGGATGCCTTCGGCCTGGAATCGCACCGCCGCGCCATCGCCGCCCAGCAGGCCGGCTACTTCAAGGACGAGATCACGCCGGTGGAAGCGATCACCCGCACGCCGGACCTGCGTACCGGCGAAGTCAAGGTGTCCAAGCGCCTGGTCGAGCTGGACGAAGGCCCGCGCGCCGACGCGTCCGCCGAGGGCATGGCCAAGCTGAAGCCCGTCTTCGCCGCCAAGGGCAGCGTGACGGCCGCCACGTCCTCGCAGATGTCCGATGGCGCCGGCGCGCTGATCGTCGTCTCCGAGAAGATCCTGAAGGAACACAACCTGACGCCGCTTGCCAAGTTCTCGTCGTTCGCCGTGCGCGGCGTGCCGCCGGAAATCATGGGCATCGGCCCGAAGGTGGCGATTCCGGCAGCGCTGGCCGCGGCCGGCATCACGCAGGACCAGCTGGACTGGATCGAACTGAATGAAGCGTTCGCGGCGCAAGCGCTGGCCGTGATCCGCGACCTGAATCTTGATACGAGCAAGGTGAACCCGATGGGCGGCGCGATCGCGCTGGGCCATCCGCTCGGCGCGACCGGCGCTATCCGCGCCGCGACCGTCGTGCACGCCCTCCGCCGCAATAACCTGAAATACGGCATGGTCACGATGTGCGTGGGCGCTGGCATGGGCGCGGCAGGCATCATCGAGCGCGTGTAATCCACGCCAGGGTAGAAGAGCAATAAAAAGGGCGCCGCGGACAAAATCCCGGCGCCCTTCATCATTCAAAGGAAGAGACATGGCTATCGAAGTCAGCAAGACCAACGGCATCCTCACGCTGGAATTCAACCGCATCGAACGCAAGAACGCCATTACCTCGGCGATGTACCAGTCGCTGGCCGACGCCATCAACGCGGCCCAGGAGGATACCGAAGTGCGCGCGATCCTCATCACCGGGAAGCCGGAAGCCTTCACGGCCGGGAACGACCTGGAAGACTTCATGAAGACGGCGGCGACCTACACCGGCGCCTTCGGCGACCGCCCCGTGTTCCAGTTCATGCGCGCGCTGTCCGGTTCCGCCAAGCCCGTCGTCGCCGCCGTCAGCGGTCTGGCCATCGGCATCGGCACCACCTTGCTGATGCACTGCGACCTGGTCTACGCGGCCGACTCGACGAAATTCTCCGTGCCGTTCACGCAGCTCGGCCTGTGCCCGGAATTCGGTTCTTCGCTGCTGATGCCGCTGGCTGGCGGCCACGCGCGCGCCGCCGAGAAGCTGATGCTGGGCGAGCCGTTTACCGCGCGGGAAGCGTACGACATGGGCATCGTGTCGAAAGTGCTGCCCGCCGCCGAGGTGCTCGACCACGCCCGCGCGCAAGCCGCCAAGCTGGTGGCGCTGCCCGCTGCCTCGATCCGTACCACCAAGCGCCTGATGACGACGTCGCGCAAGGCGCAGCTGGAAGCGATCATTGCCGAGGAGAGCAAATTGTTCTTCGAGATGCTGCAGGGGGCGGAGGCGAAGGAGGCGTTCACGGCGTTCTTTGAGAAGAGGAAGCCGGATTTCACGAAGTTCGCTTGAGAAGAGGAGCGGCGCCGATGCGCGCCGTGAACCATCACGTCGTACATCCAAGCTTGAGTTGCCGCACGACGCAGGCTTGTAAGTCAGGGGACGTTCCCTGTCCGCTTGCCAAGTCATACAATAGGCCACAATGTAGCCCTGAAAAGTCCAAAGCCCGCTTAAGCGGGCTTTGTCCTCAATTTACAAGGGCACGACCAGTTTCCTGGAAAACCCCTGTCTCTATGCGCAAAGCATAGCACTGCTAACTGTTGACGGTCAATAGCTCACCGATGCTGAAACACCTCACTGTTCCCAGGCTTGCAACCATGCAGGCCTTTTTCAAATGCACATCCGACAACGACGTCCTTGGTTGCTACGCGTGGAATCAAGCAGTCGGGGCAGGCATGCTTCCGATACTAGGAGACTTTGAGGTTGGCTTGCGGAATGCACTGCACAGAGCGCTCTCCCAGCACTTCGGCAATGTCGACTCCTTCGATTGGATGATGCCGCGACCTAACCCAGCACATATCATCAATCCGGCTGCGCCTGCGTTCCTTCCTGCCAAGCACAAGCTGAATGCGAAGTCGAGTGACGATGTGAAAGCTGCGATCGGTAAAGTCAAAGGGAAGAAGCCGGCAGGTTACGTCGTGACGCCGGACGACATCGTGGCCGCGTTGCCCTTTGGCTTCTGGGAGGTCTTGATTTCTGGCCTGAGCCATTCGTCCCAGCCGGCAGGCCTCCAAACGACCATTTTGGCAGCAGTCTTTCCCAACGTGCAGCACACGCCCGGCGTGTCATACGGCGATCCAGCCTTCAAAAAACGGGTCACGGATTTGCTGAAACGAATCAGGGATGTTCGCAATCGAATCGGTCATCACGACGCACTCTGGGCTACGCCGGAGTTCAATGAGCTAGGCGCTCTTGGTTTCATACCGCGCAGACCACGTCATACCGTCAGCAGCTTCATGTACTTTATCGATCGCGTTTCCTGGTTCGCAGGCTGGATTGATCCGCAGATATCGCGACACATGCAGAACGGCGATCATTGGTGGTCTCTGCAGGCCTTGTTACATCGCCGCGCGCTGGCACTGTACCGTCAGCACGGAGGAGCAGTAGGAACATTTCGGGAAATCCTGGACAAGGCGGACCTGCCCCGGCGACACCGGCGAAGCCGCGACAGGCCCCAGCCGAAGTTTCGCGAGCGATTGTTGCAAAGCCGATTCTTCTACTAACCGCGGGCAAACCCTCGCAGAATGAGGCCTTGCTGACTTGGTTCGCGCTTGATGTGGCGACGGCCCACGCCGGGCGATAGGCGTAAGCCACGGGCACCAGCCGCGCTGCGGTACCAAACTCTTCAATATATAATCGCCGACACCCGGGCCGCGGTATCCGCCCGCCACTGACGACGGAAACGCCGTGCCCATCGCCCCCGAACAATTCGACTACGAAGCCGCCCTGCGCGGCTGCGCGCGCGGCGACCGCCAGGCGCTGCGCAGCCTGTACGACCAGGAGGCGCCGCGCCTGCTGGGCGTGGCGCTGCGCATCGTGCGCGACCGGCAGGCGGCGGAAGACGTGCTGCACGACGCGTTCGTCAGCATCTGGACGAAGGCAGGCAGCTTCGATGCGGGACGCGGCGCCGGCCGCGGCTGGATCTACAGCATCGTGCGGCACGGCGCGCTGGATGCGGTACGCAGCGGCGCGCGCGAAGTCCTTGTCGACGATGAGGAAACGCTGGACGCGATCGATGGCGCCGCCGCCGCGCAGGTCGCCGAGGCGTTCGAATTGCGGCAAGACCTGGGCCGGCTGGAGCACTGCCTGACGCAGCTGGACGCGGCCAAGCGCAACAGCATCCTGTATGCCTATGTGGATGGCTGCTCCCATTCCGAGATCGCCGAGCGCCTGAAGTCGCCGCTCGGCACCGTGAAAGCCTGGATCAAGCGCGGGCTGAACGCGCTGCGGGAGTGCATGGTATGAGCCCGATCCGCGATCCCCACGAACTGGCCGGCGAATACGTGCTCGGCACCCTGTCCGCCGAGCAGCGCCGCGAAGTCGAGCGCGCGCTGCCGGACGATCCTGCGCTGCGTGCCGCCGTCGCGTACTGGGAACAGCGGCTGCTGCCGCTGACGAGCCTGGCCGAACCGGCCGAACCCTCCGCCGCGCTGTGGGCGCGCATCGAGCGCAGCGTGGCACCGGCCCGTTCGGCGGCGCAGCCGCCGGCTGCGCGCTGGTGGGACAGGCTGACGTTGTGGCGCGGCCTTGCCGCCGGCGGTTTCGCGGCCGCGGCCATCATGGCCGTCGTGGTCGGCGTGCGCCTGCAGGCGCCGGAGGTGCCGGGCTCGCAGGTGCCGGACTATATGGTGGTGCTGGCGACGCCGCAGAATGCGGCGCCGGGCTGGGTGATCCGTGCCACCGGAGCGGACACCATCCGTCTCGAACCGCTCGTGAAGACCGACGTGCCGGCGCAACGCGCCCTGCAACTGTGGACGAAGGCCGACGGCTGGAGCGGGCCGGTATCGCTGGGCCTCGTCACGCCGGGGCAGGCGGTCGACGTGAAGCTGGACAAGCTGCCGCCGCTGCAGCCGAACCAGCTGTTCGAGATCACGCTGGAACCGGAGCAGGGCTCGCCGATCGGCCGGCCGACCGGTCCGATCCTGTACATCGGCCGCGCCGTGAAGGTCATGTAGCGGGGCTGCATGCCCGGGCGGGCGCATCGCCGGCCGGGGCATCTCATCCTTCCTGCAAGGGCCGCGCCCGGAACCGGGGCGCGGCGTCTCGTCCAGCCGGTCGCTCCTTACTTGATCATGATCGCGATATCGCGCACGCCGCCGGTGCCGCCGATCACGGAAGTGGCCGGCGCCGCCGTGCCGTTGACCGGCGTCGCCGTTCCCGACATCAGGTCGACCCGGTACAGCGTGCTGGCGCCGCCTGCCGTGGAGCGCAAGGCCGCCAGCGCAAGGCCATTGCCGCCGCCCGCGATATCGAAGCCGGCATCGCCCGCCACGTCCACGCCCAGGCGGCCCACGTCCATCAGGGTGCCGTCGTTCGGCGGCGCCTGCATGGCCAGCACGTCGTTGACGCTGTCGAGGTCATACAGGATGGTGGTCGCGGTGCCGGCCACGCTGTTGCTGTAGGCGGCCGCCGTGACGGCGGGCGTGCCGCCGGCCCGGTTGATGGCGCCATCCGTCGTGGTCGCGCCCGTGTCCACGTTGATGCGCAGGTTCTGGCCCGTGTCGCCGATCACGCGCAGGCGGTCGGCGACTGGATTGAAGTCCACGGCGAAGGCGCCACCGGCAATGGCCGTGAAGGGCGCCGTCGTATCCGCGGCGTCGGCCATCAGCGTTGCCTTCACCGTCGCTACCCCGGTCGCCGGATCGATCGTGACCAGCCGCGCGGCGGAGGTGAGGCCGTACAGCATGCCATCCTTCGGCCGCACGTCGATGCCCAGCAGCGTTTCCCCGCCGTTCAGGCCAGTCACGGTCAGCGTCGTGTCGATCGTGCTGGGCGAGGCCGGCTTGAAGCCCAGCAGGCGGTTGTCGTCGGACAGGCCGATCACCATCGGCGCCCGGGCGGGGCGCAGCGCGATGCCGCGGATGTCCTCGGAACCGCCGATGGCGCCGACCAGCGTGGAGGCATTCGTGGTGGCCGCGAGATTGATGCTGTAAAGGTTGCGCGCGCCGCCCACGGTGGCGATCACGTAACCCATATTCGTGCGCGCATCGATGTCGAAGCCGTTGGTGCTGCCGGCATCGACGCCCAGCGCCACGGGCGTGGCCAGCGTGCCGTTGTTCGGCGGATTCTGGATGTACAGCATGTCGGTGCCACTGTCCAGGGCGTACAGGGTGGTGGTGCCGGTGCCGGCG contains:
- a CDS encoding acyl-CoA dehydrogenase C-terminal domain-containing protein, which translates into the protein MGQYVAPIRDMQFVLHEFLNVAEQLKELPAHAETDADIINAVLEEGAKFTSEVLFPLNHSGDREGCHHDAETKTVTTPKGFKEAYKQYVEGGWAALACDPEYGGQGLPVVLNNSFYEMLNSSNQAWTMYPGLSHGAYECLKEHGTDEQKRLYLPKLVSGEWTGTMCLTEPHCGTDLGLLRTKAIPNDDGSWTITGNKIFISAGEHDMSENILHLVLARVPDAPEGSKGISLFLVPKFLPNQDGTVGERNPIFCGAIEEKMGIHGNSTCQMNLDGAKGWIIGQPNKGLNAMFVFMNAARLGVGMQSLGLTEVAYQNALVYAKDRLQMRSLSGVKAADKPADPIIVHPDVRRMLLTAKAFAEGARALTSYVALQIDRELNHPDEEVRKEAADEVALLTPIVKAFITDNGWIATSEAMQVFGGHGYIAEWGMEQYVRDARINMIYEGTNTVQSLDLLGRKILMDNGSKLRKFGEKIRAFVEDNGTDEAMSEFITPLGDLGEKVTKLTMEIGMKAFQNQDEVGAAAVPYLRVAGHLVFSYFFAQMAKIALEKKDSGDKFYESKLATARFYFGRLYPETAMLIRQARSGAANLMALDADLF
- a CDS encoding 3-hydroxyacyl-CoA dehydrogenase/enoyl-CoA hydratase family protein, yielding MTNFTVKKVAVLGAGVMGAQIAAHCVNAKVQVVLFDLPGKEGTPKNGIVLRAIENLKKLSPAPLGDKEDAALIQVANYEDNLDQLADCDLIIEAIAERLDWKHDLYEKVAPHIGANAIFASNTSGLPIHQLAEGFDADLKARFCGVHFFNPPRYMHLVELIPTESTRPEILDQLETFLTSALGKGVVRAKDTPNFIANRVGIFGMLATIHQAEKFGLSVDVVDDLTGAKLGRAKSGTFRTADVVGLDTMGHVIKTMQDNLKDDPFAAVYKTPEVLAKLIEKGALGQKTGGGFYKKVGKDIQRLDFATGEYVAGGAKAADIIGRILKEKDPVKKFKALRESTNPQGQFLWAIFRDAFHYIAYHLESIADNARDVDFAMRWGFGWKVGPFETWQAAGWKQIAEWVKQDIEEGKALTNAPLPSWVFEVADKGVHTPEGSYSAASKTYVPRSDLAVYKRQEFRAPVLGSGETDPSKAGTTVFEDNDVRLWHSGDDVLVISLKTKMHVIGQGVIDGLKRGLAEAEKNFKGLVIWGTDAAEGGAFSAGADLQSALPAFMAGGAKALDPLIRDLQNTFMAMKYSNVPVVAAVAGLALGGGCEMALHASRRVASIESYIGLVEVGVGLIPAGGGLKEAAARAAKEAKGNDILQFLKTGFMNAATANVSKSALEAKAMGYLKEDDIIVFNPHELLHVAKVTARSMFDQGYRAPLQRPITVTGRYGWATIRGQLVNMRDGGFISAHDYKLGDMIAEIVSGGDIDQGSVVSEQWLLDMERKAFLELLNNPKTQERIMGMLQTGKPVRN
- a CDS encoding acetyl-CoA C-acyltransferase, producing the protein MSKQLQDAYIVAATRTPIGKAPRGVFNKTRPDDLLVHAIRGAMAAVPNLDPALIVDAIIGCSFPEAEQGFNVARNAVVLAGLPNTIGGVTVNRYCASGITALAMAADRIRVGEADVMIAGGVESMSMVPMMGHHPSINMDTFKDENVGLAYGMGLTAENVAKQWKISREDQDAFGLESHRRAIAAQQAGYFKDEITPVEAITRTPDLRTGEVKVSKRLVELDEGPRADASAEGMAKLKPVFAAKGSVTAATSSQMSDGAGALIVVSEKILKEHNLTPLAKFSSFAVRGVPPEIMGIGPKVAIPAALAAAGITQDQLDWIELNEAFAAQALAVIRDLNLDTSKVNPMGGAIALGHPLGATGAIRAATVVHALRRNNLKYGMVTMCVGAGMGAAGIIERV
- a CDS encoding enoyl-CoA hydratase; the protein is MAIEVSKTNGILTLEFNRIERKNAITSAMYQSLADAINAAQEDTEVRAILITGKPEAFTAGNDLEDFMKTAATYTGAFGDRPVFQFMRALSGSAKPVVAAVSGLAIGIGTTLLMHCDLVYAADSTKFSVPFTQLGLCPEFGSSLLMPLAGGHARAAEKLMLGEPFTAREAYDMGIVSKVLPAAEVLDHARAQAAKLVALPAASIRTTKRLMTTSRKAQLEAIIAEESKLFFEMLQGAEAKEAFTAFFEKRKPDFTKFA
- a CDS encoding sigma-70 family RNA polymerase sigma factor; this translates as MPIAPEQFDYEAALRGCARGDRQALRSLYDQEAPRLLGVALRIVRDRQAAEDVLHDAFVSIWTKAGSFDAGRGAGRGWIYSIVRHGALDAVRSGAREVLVDDEETLDAIDGAAAAQVAEAFELRQDLGRLEHCLTQLDAAKRNSILYAYVDGCSHSEIAERLKSPLGTVKAWIKRGLNALRECMV
- a CDS encoding anti-sigma factor is translated as MSPIRDPHELAGEYVLGTLSAEQRREVERALPDDPALRAAVAYWEQRLLPLTSLAEPAEPSAALWARIERSVAPARSAAQPPAARWWDRLTLWRGLAAGGFAAAAIMAVVVGVRLQAPEVPGSQVPDYMVVLATPQNAAPGWVIRATGADTIRLEPLVKTDVPAQRALQLWTKADGWSGPVSLGLVTPGQAVDVKLDKLPPLQPNQLFEITLEPEQGSPIGRPTGPILYIGRAVKVM
- a CDS encoding DUF4394 domain-containing protein — translated: MNRPQFSTLALAVSIALTLAACGGGGGHQDAGTPMPTPTPGVPVPPGDVFALTSGNRLISFNRDAPGTVRTTATVSGLQGGETLLGIDYRPADGKLYALGSTGRLYTIDTESGMATLKSTLVADAADTTAPFTALAGSDFGVDFNPVADRLRVVSNTGQNLRINVDTGATTTDGAINGGAAGTAITASAYTNSFAGTGTTTLYALDSGTDMLYIQNPPNNGTLATPVALGVDAGSTNGFDIDARTNMGYVIATVGGARNLYSINLAATTNASTLVGAIGGSEDIRGIALRPARAPMVIGLSDDNRLLGFKPASPSTIDTTLTVTGLNGGETLLGIDVRPKDGMLYGLTSAARLVTIDPATGVATVKATLMADAADTTAPFTAIAGGAFAVDFNPVADRLRVIGDTGQNLRINVDTGATTTDGAINRAGGTPAVTAAAYSNSVAGTATTILYDLDSVNDVLAMQAPPNDGTLMDVGRLGVDVAGDAGFDIAGGGNGLALAALRSTAGGASTLYRVDLMSGTATPVNGTAAPATSVIGGTGGVRDIAIMIK